A stretch of the Oceanidesulfovibrio indonesiensis genome encodes the following:
- a CDS encoding Hsp70 family protein: LVQDCRSLARFALRGIPALPAGGAHIRVTFQVDADGLLSVTAMEKSTGVESSIQVKPSYGLTDGEIASMIQDSMSYAEQDVKARMLAEQKVEAARVLESLTGALNADAALLSAAERQVIDEAAAHLSVVAMGNDADAIEEAIKNVDKQTQDFAARRMDKSVRVALKGQSVDEV; encoded by the coding sequence CTGGTGCAGGACTGCCGCTCTCTGGCGCGCTTTGCGCTGCGCGGTATTCCGGCGCTGCCCGCGGGCGGGGCGCATATTCGCGTCACCTTCCAGGTGGATGCGGACGGCCTGCTGAGCGTCACGGCGATGGAAAAATCCACCGGCGTGGAATCGTCCATCCAGGTGAAGCCGTCCTACGGCCTGACCGATGGCGAAATTGCCTCCATGATTCAGGACTCAATGAGCTACGCCGAGCAGGATGTGAAGGCGCGTATGCTGGCGGAACAGAAAGTGGAAGCCGCGCGCGTGCTGGAAAGCCTGACCGGAGCACTCAATGCCGACGCCGCGCTGTTAAGCGCCGCCGAGCGTCAGGTGATTGATGAGGCCGCCGCGCACCTAAGCGTCGTCGCCATGGGCAATGATGCTGACGCAATAGAAGAAGCCATTAAAAACGTTGATAAACAAACCCAGGACTTCGCCGCTCGCCGCATGGACAAATCCGTCCGCGTGGCGCTGAAGGGCCAGTCCGTGGACGAGGTTTAA